One Ranitomeya imitator isolate aRanImi1 chromosome 1, aRanImi1.pri, whole genome shotgun sequence DNA window includes the following coding sequences:
- the WDR89 gene encoding WD repeat-containing protein 89: MDALEEQLSHLAITKRAAMKDSTTYVLDIDVSNPAEEQTGQIVAILCCDKTIRLYNRETMTCLREYNARPGTLSGVRFCHTNSNLVLSACSDATVRLWDARVTGTRAVQQYTGYPSNVFISLDVSCNDLVVCAGTEKVEDDAFLVFWDGRYVPNTKSKEPLGAYSESHNNDVTHVRFHPTNPSLVATGSTDGLVNVFDIGADNEDDALTSTCNSDSSVNIVGWAGRDYKQVYCLTHNEGFLWWDLAQVDTEEPITLCKVEDVRENVSRCHVDYLIGGFYHEIQNALLLFGGSHNGDISLLNCDSGRLAHLKTLTGGHTDIVRSVYWCGGDDCLITGGEDAQLLLWKPKVKEASPKKRDSMKMASSVQQRVRVHTTKSFLTKQK, translated from the coding sequence ATGGACGCTTTAGAAGAGCAGCTTTCACACCTCGCTATAACCAAGCGCGCTGCCATGAAAGACAGCACAACTTATGTCCTCGATATCGACGTGTCAAATCCAGCGGAGGAACAAACCGGTCAGATAGTTGCCATTTTGTGTTGCGACAAAACAATCCGCTTATATAACCGGGAGACCATGACCTGTCTCCGTGAATATAACGCCCGCCCGGGCACACTGAGCGGCGTCCGTTTCTGCCACACGAATAGCAACCtggtgctttcagcttgcagcgatGCCACTGTAAGACTTTGGGACGCTCGGGTGACCGGTACTAGAGCTGTACAGCAATATACCGGTTACCCCTCCAATGTCTTCATCAGCTTGGATGTCAGCTGTAACGACCTTGTCGTCTGTGCAGGCACAGAGAAGGTGGAAGACGACGCGTTTCTGGTCTTCTGGGATGGAAGATACGTTCCGAATACCAAATCCAAGGAGCCGCTTGGAGCTTATTCAGAATCTCACAACAACGATGTCACCCATGTCCGTTTCCATCCAACCAACCCAAGCCTGGTGGCCACCGGTTCCACAGACGGGCTGGTCAACGTGTTTGATATCGGTGCAGATAACGAAGACGACGCGCTAACTTCTACCTGCAATTCCGATTCTTCTGTGAACATCGTTGGTTGGGCGGGAAGGGACTATAAGCAGGTATATTGCCTGACGCACAACGAAGGCTTCCTTTGGTGGGATCTCGCCCAGGTGGACACGGAGGAACCCATCACACTCTGTAAAGTAGAGGATGTAAGGGAAAACGTTAGCAGATGTCACGTCGACTATCTCATCGGGGGTTTCTATCATGAAATTCAGAATGCTCTGCTCCTTTTTGGAGGGTCTCACAATGGCGATATCAGCTTGCTAAATTGTGATTCGGGTAGGCTTGCACACTTAAAAACCTTAACCGGAGGGCACACTGACATTGTGCGCTCAGTCTACTGGTGCGGAGGAGATGACTGTTTGATAACTGGGGGGGAAGATGCTCAATTGCTTTTATGGAAGCCAAAAGTTAAAGAGGCATCACCTAAAAAGAGAGACTCCATGAAAATGGCTTCCTCTGTGCAGCAGAGGGTCCGTGTGCATACCACCAAATCCTTCCTGACCAAGCAAAAATGA